Proteins encoded by one window of Denticeps clupeoides unplaced genomic scaffold, fDenClu1.1, whole genome shotgun sequence:
- the LOC114772866 gene encoding C-C motif chemokine 4 homolog — protein MKTFCLLTAAVLLVALCSSALGQSSRPSECCMNFYQNRVPLRQIKSFTVTHPSCPKKGVVLTTLRGIKMCVNPDEQRIQDLMEKLTWGQKEGSGTGSQ, from the exons ATGAAGACCTTCTGTCTGCTCACCGCCGCCGTGCTCCTGGTCGCCCTCTGCTCTTCAGCACTGGGccagt CTTCGAGGCCGAGTGAATGCTGCATGAATTTCTACCAAAACCGCGTTCCTCTAAGACAAATTAAAAGTTTCACAGTAACACACCCAAGTTGTCCCAAGAAGGGGGTCgt actCACCACATTGAGGGGAATTAAGATGTGCGTGAACCCGGATGAGCAGCGGATTCAGGATCTGATGGAGAAGTTGACATGGGGACAGAAAGAAGGTTCTGGAACCGGCTCGCAGTAG